The nucleotide sequence TTAAAAGAGCTTCAATTAAATTTTGAAGCTCTTTTTTTTATATGAACTTTAAAAGAAAAACAGTTAATAACTAGTTAAAGCCTATTTTCAAATTAAACCTTTTTAATTTTCGTTGGTCTTAAAATAGAATCATAAAAAGAAAGTTAATGAAAAAATTAGTATTTATTGCTCTAGCTTTTATAACATTACAAGTTACTGCTCAAGAGCACAGAAGAGGGCACAGAGATGGGCAAAGAAGAGGTGTACAAAAAGCACGTGCTTTACAACAACTATCACCTGAACAAATTGCTGAAGTACAAGCAAAACGAATGACGTTACATTTAGATTTAACAGAAGTACAGCAAAAAGAAATTCAAGAATTACTATTACAACAAACTAAAGCCCGAAAAGAAAAAATAGAAGCATTTAAAAAATCTAGAGCTGATAAAAATATCGAACGCCCTTCTAAAGAAAAACGTTTAGATTTATTAAATGAACGTTTAGATAATCAGATTGCAATGAAACAAAAAATGAAAAACATTCTAAACGAAGAACAATATCAAAAGTGGCAAAAAAGTAATGGGTTACGAAAAAGGCATATCGCAAAAACACGTCGCTCAAAAAGGCATTAAATTGTGGTTAGTTATAAATAAATTGGTTAGTTATAAGTAGCTTTATTAAGAGTATTGTTAAAATTAACAATACTCTTTTCTTTTTATAAGATAAATTTTACTACATTAGTAATACCTTATTTAAAAAAATAAAAACTTATTACTAACCAACCACTTATAAAAAGGGTATTTAATATATTAATACCCTTTTTGTTTTTCACATCGTTTCACATACTAACTTACAGGCAGCAATAGTTTTATCCAAGTCTTTATAAGTTAAAGCATCTGTTATAAACCAAGTTTCAAAAGCACTTGGTGCTATATAAATACCTTGCTTAAGCATCCCGTGAAAGAACTTTTTAAATTTATCATTATTTCCATTTGTAGAAGTCTCAAAATCTATAACAGCTTCTTTTGCAAAATGTACAGAAACCATTGATCCAACTCTATTTATCGTATATTCGAATTTTAAATTTGTTAGCACTTCATCCAAACCATTATGCAAATATTTTGTTTTTGCTTCCAGACGCTCAAACAATGTTTCATCTTCATTTATAAACTTTAACATAGCTAACCCTGCAGCCATTGCTAGAGGGTTCCCACTTAATGTTCCAGCTTGATAAACAGGTCCAAGTGGAGCTAAACAATTCATTATTTCATTACGAGCAGCAAAAGCACCAACTGGCAGACCTCCTCCTATAACTTTACCAAAACAAACAATATCTGCTTTTATATTTAAAAGCTCTTGTGCACCCCCTCTGGCCAAACGAAACCCTGTCATTACCTCATCAAAAATTAACAATATCTGATGTTGATCGCAAAGTGCTCTTAAGGCTTCTAAAAATCCTTTTTGAGGAGGAATACATCCCATGTTTCCTGCAACAGGTTCTATAATAATACATGCAATTTCTTCTGTATTTGCTTTTATAAGTGCTTTTACACTTTCAATATCGTTATAGCGAGCTAAAAGTGTATCCTGAGCCGTTCCTTTTGTTACCCCTGGACTATTTGGTGTCCCAAATGTAATAGCACCACTTCCTGCTTGTATCAAAAACGAGTCACTATGTCCATGATAACATCCAGCGAATTTTATAATCTTGTCTTTACCTGTAAACCCTCTCGCTAACCTAATTGCGCTCATACAAGCTTCTGTTCCGGAATTCACAAAACGGATTTTATCAATATTTGGTACCATTGATACTGCTAATTCTGCAATTTTAGTTTCAATTTCTGTAGGCATTCCAAATGATGTTCCTTTTTTTGCTTTATCTACAACTGCATTAACTACTGGTTCAAAAGCATGCCCTAATAACATTGGTCCCCATGAGTTAATATAATCAATAAGTTGATTATTATCTTCATCATATAAATACGCTCCTTTAGCTTTTTTTACAAAAATAGGAGTTCCTCCTACAGCTTTAAACGCTCTTACTGGTGAATTTA is from Flavobacteriaceae bacterium and encodes:
- the hemL gene encoding glutamate-1-semialdehyde-2,1-aminomutase is translated as MIYKRSSALFAQAESVIPGGVNSPVRAFKAVGGTPIFVKKAKGAYLYDEDNNQLIDYINSWGPMLLGHAFEPVVNAVVDKAKKGTSFGMPTEIETKIAELAVSMVPNIDKIRFVNSGTEACMSAIRLARGFTGKDKIIKFAGCYHGHSDSFLIQAGSGAITFGTPNSPGVTKGTAQDTLLARYNDIESVKALIKANTEEIACIIIEPVAGNMGCIPPQKGFLEALRALCDQHQILLIFDEVMTGFRLARGGAQELLNIKADIVCFGKVIGGGLPVGAFAARNEIMNCLAPLGPVYQAGTLSGNPLAMAAGLAMLKFINEDETLFERLEAKTKYLHNGLDEVLTNLKFEYTINRVGSMVSVHFAKEAVIDFETSTNGNNDKFKKFFHGMLKQGIYIAPSAFETWFITDALTYKDLDKTIAACKLVCETM